TGTTAATATATCTGAGTTATTATGTTAGCATGGGACACTAACTCAGGAATCTGAAAGTGAGGGGTGGCTCTCACTGCAGCCCTCCCCTAAAGACCTGGTACCAGGAAAGCAGTTCTTGAGGTCACAGGAATTGGGGTAATATTGGGATGATTGCTTACTATGAGACTAGGATTGGGGTAGACAGCTCAGACTCAGACCCCCAGAGGTTTAGCATTTGGGGGGGAAGGCGAAAGGTTTtctttttaatcccattttacagatgtgaaaacaggcccagaagtgacttgcccttggtcacccaggagggaagtggtggaaatgggattataCCCAGGTCACCTGCCCTTTTCAAGAGGCCAGATTGTAATGGACACCAAATCTGAGGTAGAATTTCTTTGGAAGTCAATTCTGGCAGAAGGGAAAGAACCAAATCTCTCATGTTcccagttgaggtaagtgagaaCTTTTAGCTGCAGTAAGTTTGATAACTGCATAACTGGGTCACTTTGCAGCTATATTTTGCTGGGGGGTTGTGGCGGAGAAACAGGATGGGACAGATAGACCATGGAGCCTAGTAAATGGCCTGGACTCATCAAAATATAACGATCTAGGGGAGCTGAATTTACTGGTTTGGGTGGTCACATGaactggggaggtaataatagcatttattaagcacttgctatgtgcaaagcactgttctaggcactgattCTAAACTAAGGTAATGTAAGTTAGGGTTACTCCACCCCACCTTCCAAGCAAAATTATTCAAAAGGTGTTCCAGTTTTTAAAAGGAAGGTTTATTTAAACAAGTTTCACTTAGCGCAATACACCTAAAAGGAAAATCACAATACCATGAAAGATTTAAATCAAGGCCTCAGAATTTCATACAAACACCAAGACCAAAATCCTAAAGAATCCGTATTGCGTCTCAAAATTTTCCCcattaacttaaaaaaaaaaaagctcaaacGTACGTGCCTTACAagatattaaaagaaataaacTAGAATTAACAAACATGCCAATGCTTCACTTTTGGATTGCAGACACAGCTCCTATGAGTTTTACAAAAGGCATGTTTCTCAACATGCATCCAAAAAACAGTGTTCAATGTAATGTGGTATAAGAGCAACACTTAACGTAATCTTGAAACGGCTTTAACCTAAATACGCTTACTGCTTAAAGTACACGTCTACAACATAACTAACTGGAGGAAAGCTGAAAATTGTTTTAACAGTTAGATCGTCTTTTACTCAACTGGGTTATTACATCCTAGATGTTTTGTGTTCTCAAAAATACTGGACCTGAAGTCTTAAAACAATCCTGATTTTTCACTTACAGTAAGCAGAAATCACAAGCTTGTATTGCAAAACTGTTaaacttagttttttttttttttgtttgggttttgtttttgtttttttttgtaaaaaaaaaaaaaaagatgatcaaGAGTCAGGGACCAGGATCAGTTTATATCCCCCATCCACCACTCAGAGTGGACATGCTTGCCAGCCCCCCCATTCCATTCACTCCCATAGATGCTCGGCTTCCACTATTGTAGTAGCTGTTGTTCAAGGCTCCTTGGctccctgagagagagagagagagagatggatgatGTCAGGAGTGAGATCGGGCATCGGGTAGACGTTAAGCAATATGTTTTGAAACAGTCAAAAGAGGCGATCTGTGTGTGTGGTGGCTGCTGGCTGAACAGGCGGGCAGAGGAGCGGGTCTGGTGAAGAGTAACTTGGTGAAGCGCATTCCACTCCAGTCTCCACCAGCCCCTTTCGCCGCGGTGCCGACTCGCCACACTCCTTCCTGTGCTAccgtttttgggggtggggggttcctTGGGTGTCGAAGGAtcagagaaaaatggaaaagttTAAAAGGAAAACTAGTGTTTTTCAAAAATTGCAGAATCGCTCCGGATTGTTTACGCTAGACAGACATTCTCTGAATTCAACAGACAGTGACCCTGGCGATGTGTTAACTGAATGGTGGGCGAATAGGGAAAACGGGGGGGGAAGTCTCTTGCCAGTCCtattcatggtgggcaggaagtGAGAGACGAGATCAAGTCGGATTAATGGCAACTCACCGTGCCCAAACGGCAGCCTCCGGGGAGTTTAAGTCAGAGCCATTGACTGCTATGGAATCACAAcatggggggggaaaaaaaatgtttgctAGGGGGAATTTACATTagatttttttagaaaatattTACCTACGCAATGTTTGATTGAAAATCACTGGAGTTTTCCTGTAAAACTTGGTCTGCAAAAGGATTTTAGGGTAAGACTATATACCAAAAAAAATCACCATTCTTTAGacgaattgaaaaaaaaaaaatcaaaccagtCCTCACGTTAAACTGTCTAAAAATTACGGTTGCAAGCCCAACCACCATTAAACCGTTAATGATTTATTCCTCCCTCTACAATTACCACCAAATTTAAAATTAAAGAAAATCACATTATCAATAGTCCACCCTAAAGAACGGAGGCACATTTTCTGGCTCGACACCATGGCAACCAGTAAAACTTGTTTAACGTTACCAAACTTCCCCCAATCCTGGTTCGCTACCACTACATCTACGTTTAAACGTTTACAGCATTTACAGCATTTAGTCCAAGTGCCGAAAAACGAGCGCCATGTTAGCGCCACCCCTATTTCCAGAGTAAGCGCCCCTCCCGACTATCCCGCCGCCCCCTTTCCCAAACCTGCGTCACTCCCTCCGCCCCTTCAAAATCAGAGAGTTCACAGAGACGCTTACCGTATCCGCTCATGCTGCTCTGGCCGCCGTAGCCGCCTCCGTAACCGCCGCTCAGCTGCTGGCTAGCTGGGCCACCATAACTGGACTGGTTTGCTGTCAAGTTAAGAAGACATTAAGATCTCGTTTTTGATCCGGCATGGCGACGTCATCTTAAAACCAATAATCTACGATTTTTCCGGTTTTGGACCTTGTCACTCACTACATCCCACCCCCCGATTACCCTTTCACTGTGGCCCCAGACCATGATGTCTCCTTATGGAGTGTCAAGTCTTCCAGGTAATTCAATTAGCCAGTTCCTCACTCATCCGCTAGCATTACATGAAAAGCCTCGACTGGCCCGTGGCACTTCGACAGGCCTCAGTGCGCCTCGTCCCACAGAGGCATCGTGAAGACAACTACAACTGGTCAGCCACCACTTTACTCTATTTCCATCTAGCTCTCATTCGGCACCACGTCAAGTCCTGTAGTTTGGGGTGTAAACGGGACCCCATTTTCCAAGGATAAAATTCCACATACAGGTCCGAACATCCCGTGCTCTTGCCGGATTCAGTGAACTCACTGGGTCAAGTTAAGCTTTCCGCTCGGCAATGCAAGCctacttccttcctcctctcattccCCACCCCAGACAAGACCCTCTTAGACTACAATCATTAAATTGGCATACAATCATTAAATTGGCATACATTTATGACATACTATAATGATTTCACGTGATTGGCCAAAACTCCATTATATCAACATTCATTGGAGAAGGAATAGCCTTCTCTTGTCTTTAAGTTACGCTAAAATcatcaaatatcaatcaatcaacttaaTCAACTTAAGTAGAAAtgtttggttttttaaaaaaactagcgATATTTACACAAGCCCATGCCTCCCATCATTTGGCTACCATAAGCACCACCGCTTGCTCCTGCTGTAGAATTCAAGAAGAGTTCTACATATCTGTGTTCTGAAATGAGAGAAAAGGCATACAAGTTAGCTTAAAAAAGGACACTAAAGTGATATTTACACAAACCCATGCCTCCTAGCATTTGGCTACCGTATGCACCACCGCTTGCTCCTGCTGTCGAGTTCAAGAAGAGTTCTACGTATCTGTGCTCTGAAATGAGAAAAAAGGTCGGGAGAGAGAAGGGCTCATTAAGTCACCGGGCCAGAAGCCCAGAGCCTCTTGACAATTCCGCCATCCGGCCAGGATccacccccgccccaggccccgaccccatccactttcTCCTGTCAAGCTGCAGCCCTGTTAACTCACGGCACTTTTATCCCGGGAACTTGTGTTCTCCCACTTAGCTCACAATTCTCACCAACTGCGGTTCTAGGGCAACAGCTGAGTTTTAGCTCAGGTCAGTTCTTTCAATTTCAAGGGTCTTTTTCTAAGAAAACTACAAGAGCAAGAAGTCTGAGACATCACATTCAAAAGACCGAAGCTTGGCATAAAAAAGAGCATTTGACAGGAGAAAGTGCTGCCTTGCAGCCGGGTGACCACCATCGCTGCCTAGGTGATCTGATCCAAACCTGTTCATGCAACCTCAGAGATGCCAGCCTATTCCCCGGCGACGGAAAACGGTCTTGGCTCCGGCCGACCCTCGCCCCGTTTCCTGGCGAGGAGTCAGTCCGGCAGGCCGAACCCATCCCCAGCGGGCGGAACTCCAAGCCGGACTTACGCATGTTTGCTTTGTCCTTTGACATAGCGGCCACTGCATCCTCATGGGTGGCAAACTCAACATCGGCTTCGCCAGTCACTCGGCCATCGGGTCCGATTTCAATGTGTACTCGCACGGGGTTGAGTGGCGAGAAAAACTAGACAAAGCATTCCACAAAAATCCATCAGGTcacacacgccccccccccccccccccccccccccagggatcAAAACAGGGACCGGCTCCACGCCAGCCCCCTCGAGGCCACCGGCCGCCCCTCGAAGGTGCCTCGAGCACCCCCGGGGCAGGGGGAAACTTACATTGTAAATGTCATTTTCGGTGGCTCTGTAGGGAAGACCTCTCATGTGTACACAGTGACCGGTTGTGCTCTGGAAAGTCGACCCCCCGTCACCATACCGGTGATCGGACATTCCTGAAAAACAGTAATTGAGGTCTAGATTGAGAAGGGTGTCAGTACCGTCCAGCGTCCAAATTCAATCCTTACTTTACCTCTTCCGAATCTGTCCGACCCAAAGCCGTAGCCGTCATTGTAGCCGTTGTAGTCATCGTAGCCCCCGTAACCTAGGAGGAGAGCGATTTCTGGGTTTACTGGCTCGCTTGGGGCACATCAAAACAAAACCTTGTTGAGCCCGCCTTGCGCTCGGTACACGACTTACCTCCACCGTAAGCTCCACGCCGCATCCTCTCAAACCCGGCTCCTCTCCCAATACTATTATACCCCCGGCCAGCCCCGGGCCGGTCATAAGGACCCGGCCGTTGCATGGCCATCAGTTTGCGAGGGGGATCATAGTGCGTGCGCACCTCGGCCCGACTGCTCTTGAAGATTTCAATGTACCTAGAACGCCGTTTACAGAGGAAGATAGTCAGTCCTTTGCTTCACATGCTCAGTAGCAGAAATCAACAAGACAACATTCTAGTCATAGCCATGAAACTGaccaaaaaaaaatttttttttaaaaagccagatTTCAGAATAATTGCAACAGGCCATGACCAGAGATTTACATCTAGAAAACATACTTTTATCATAAtagatcggggggggggggagggggggagggggggtgtaaAAAAAAGTACatacatatattttaaaaaaaaggggggggggggggggcaaaaaaAATTCCCGGCCTCCTCTTGAGACTTTCTGGGCAGCCCCAACCTTAAGGGTGAGAAGAGGCTAGAATCATCAATAAAATGTTTCAGGAGGGAAAGAATTCCACTCAACTTTCAACATTTGCAATATTTTGTTCAGTGGCAACTGGCGGCAAGTGGGTTAGAAAGCCGGTCTCCACCAACATTCAAACCCAGCCCGCCGCTACCCAGAAATTTTGCCCATCAACATTCCCCAGCCTATGCTTTCAGAAGGATTCAGCATAGGAAATCGCATGCTTCAATGGAAAATAGTCACaagccataaaaaaaggaaaaaaaaccttttGTGACAATTTCTTGAAAGCTATGCTTAtcatgtttgttttttaatacaGCAAGAAAGTTTGTGGCATTTCAACTTTAGAAAACAAGTTCAGAAAGAATCACATTTTCTTATGGTAATATAGAATttacaggggaaggggaagggtgtcaTTTTGGCATTCAATTTTTAAAGCCATAGTCTCTCAAATCCACTGATCTGTTGAAGTTCAAAACCTTCTCCAAATTCTTTCAGTTGTGGGCAAATTTTGTCAGTTTATGGCCTTAAAGGGGGTCATCGCCAAATTCTTTGAACGGGTTACGTGGGGGAAATTTTGAgcattggtgggggggggggggggggggggggcgggtccagATTTAGCATGAGGGAAGATTGCCTTTCTAGGAAGAGAGAGTATGGATTTAACGATCGTTTACCATAAGAAAAGTGACGTATCCAACCAACCATCCATCCCCACCTGTGCCCTATTCTTTCCTTGTGTTTCTTTAGAGCCTTTTCAGCTATTTCCTGTGAAGCAAACTGCACGAAGGCCTCCCCCGTACTCCTCCCCTGGAAGTCCACCGGCAATGTTATCCCATTTGGCACGATTTCCAACCCTTCAACCCAAGGACAAATAACCCCAGTAGGGGGGCAATATTAACATCACAAGCCCAGAAATGATTCTTATAGCTTTAAATACACCAGAATTGTCAGCATCTTAGGTGAATGGTATGTTTACGTACACTTAAATATGCATTGACATGAAGTTCCATGACATACCATTCCATTTACATTCTTAAGACACCCTGATACACAAAATAACACTTGATAACCCGAggcaaacaaaaataaataaagaaataaataataaacaaaacaCAACGGTTCACTTGCTGGCAGGGTGCATTAAGAATCTACATTCAACAACTTTCAAACTATGCaatatattcattttttttccagtgctgAGAAGCATAAAACTCTGAAAATAGAAGATTAAATGTCTCACATCAATACAATTGTTTAGCAGAGTTCTGAGGACCTGCCTCTAACTCTAATTATGCATATCATTTAAATTAACAAGTTAGTGGAACTTCAAGTATTTTTAACCAGGCAATTTCTGCATATTTAGGTACAAGAACAACAGCTTTCACTTATACACGAGCTCAACATTTGCTTATTCATGAAACTGATCAATCAAACCTACAACTCAATGAACAGCTAGCCTGCTCAACACAGAAAATGTGGAAAAACATCATGCACGTTATATGCTTTTTGCGGAACAGGCTTAACACTTTAGAACTTTTCATAGATGGAACTTCTAGTTTGTGGATACATTTCCAAGCTTAAGTCAAAAGAGCTTATAAAAAAAACTTCCAAAACAAGACCGGAAATTGCAGCAAAACGTGGAAGTCAACAGACTAGATATTTGAAAGTTCACAGAAACGGCTTGAAAAACATTCTAATGGCATTTTAACTTGTCTGAAAGAAATGCAGGACCTGATTACAAAGTGTTTCAAAGTCACCATAGCTGAACTCTGAATTCGTCTGTCAAACCTTCGCTATTCAACACAAGTATATTTAGGTCTCATATGCTTTCATAAGGTTTATACTCTACATTCATGCAAGTCAAGAAGTATTCAATGTTAGACATTCAATTAGTTTAGGCCCAAAACATTTACCTTTCGAGATACTCGTCTATGTCAAATCTGTACTTTTCAAAAGCTCTCCTCATTCAGAGATTACAGTAAGGACACTTACAATGCTAATGGCCTAGAATTTCCAAGGCTAAGCTGGATTTCTCCACCATTCCGCTTCGAAAGAAGCCCTCGGTCACCCGATGGGAGGCAGTTTGACTTTGATTCCCAACGGACCGGCGGTGTCAATTCTTGGCAAGGTAACTGACACCAGTAATAAGAAGCGTTAGTTGAAATGGAATTAAAGTCTAGTCATGGTGAGAAGTACATCTTACCTTGTGAACGTGAGGTACTATGCTGAACAGCACTGTGTGGAAACGTTAAGCTGTTGAGGACAATCCTCTAGCATCTAAATATCTACTTTAAAACTACAACACCAAGTATaagagaagttaaaaaaaaatttaataaTGGAAAGGAAAGCTAATTTGTGGGCTTAAAGTATTTGAAGGTCACCGAATAATAGCAAAGAGGTGCAGTCCATCAAGCACGAGTATAAGGCTATTTTTCAAGCTGATGACATTATAACGGTCTACTTCGGTTGGGAACCTAACGAAGCCTCAGCCAACCCTACCGGATACAACACTAGCCAGAAGGGCGCGGTGGTAAACGCTACTACATACCTGAAAAAAACTGAACAATTTCTTCCTTGCTACAGCCAAATGGGAGTCCTCTAAGACGTACAAAGCCATCATTGGCAGTGTCAGGACTATTTGGACCGGTATGCTTCAACACCCAATCCATTTCAACGTTGTTTGACTTGAATACTGCAAAAGGTGCTTAGAATTAGTCACATTACGGAAGCCACCGGGCAGACAGTTTTCCTCGTTCGGTTAAGCTAGGCACGTGGTTACCGTCGGAGAACCATTTccaacgcgcacacacacacatacaaaaaagGCAGCGAGAGGTAGCATCCGCCTATACCTCCACACGGTTACTAGGCAACAGAAATCAAACCTTCGACATATCTGTGTCCCATAGTCTCTCTGTCCTTTTTCAGGGCCAGCTTCACTTCGTCTTCCGACTCGAGCTCGACGAACGCCTCTCCGCTGGGCCGGCCTTCTCGGGTGTAGATGAACCGGATGCCCGACGCCCCGTTCTGGATTTTGCACTCTGCAAAGGGAATCCCAGTCGCTCAGGGCcgaaggggtggggtgaggggcctGGCTCGGCCGCTCCCCGCCGGGGTttcggcggcggggcggggcgggacgggacgggacgggacgggacgggacgggacgggacgtgCGGCTCCGGAGCTCGGCCAACTCGAGCCGGCCTGAGGAAAGGGACCGGAGCGGATCGTCCATTGGCGTCCGGCTGGTCGTTTCGGCCGCCGTGAGCGAGCCGCTTGGGAGCCGTGCaggagtcggggcgggggggggggggggggcggggagaagagcGGGCCCCGAGGTCGGTTCGGCTCGACTCGGCGCCCCGCccactgcccccccgccccccccgcggaGGCCGAGtcgagcgcgcgcgcgccccctgccggcgggcCCGCCGTCCACACcgtccccgtcccgtcccccccccctccaccccgcccggAGCGGGCCACTCACCCGAAAAGAAGCGCTGGACTTCGTCGGCGGAGCAGGACCAGGGCAGCCCCCGGACCTTGACCACGAACCCCTCGCCGCCTTCGGTGCTCAGCATCATCTTGCCTCGTGGCCGGAGTTTACGCCCGCTGCGGGGAGACGGGAGAGGCAATGGGAgcccggccggggccggggaggCCCGCCAGGCCCGCCATCCGGCGCCGCGGGGCGCGCACGCGACCCCCGAATCACCCGCCAACCGGCGCGGGTTCCCGagccgagggggagggggagggggagggggagggggggggcgcgcCCAGTCAACCGCCCGCGTCCTCCCCGGCTCCGCCGGGGCCGGTTGCGGGGTGCCCCGGGTCgaacggcggcggcgggggcggccgggAGTCCCTCCGGCGTGTGGGCGAGGAAATGGCGGCGGCCGCTTCCGCtccgcctcctcctgctcctcacacaatagagccgccgccgccgccggccccgcaGGCCCCGCCGCGCTTCGACCGCCCATCCTACCCGACCCGCGGCCCGAAGAGGCGCCGCTCAACGCCTCTTCGACGCCCGGGGCTCCGTCCGACCACAATCCGAGAAAAATCCGGGAAGAAGAGCCGTTCCCGAGTAGGATGAGCGCCCGACGGGGACGGCCGCGCGCTCACCTAGACGCTCCGCTTCAGCGTGGCTGAGATAAAATGACCGCCCAGCGCCTGCGCAACCCAGATAAACCCTTGGGTGTAGCATGTGCGCCTGCGCGGAACTGTCCCGTTCCCCGCCCCTCGACGTCACCGACTCCCCGTACGCTTGCGTAGTCCCCCGGGTTTGGGCCTCCTCCCGCCACGAAAACCCCCTGCGCGTGCGCCTTGCGAAAGTAGTtcgacccccttcccccacccgagACCGCCCGGGCCGATGCTGCGCATGCGCCTTCCCGCGACTATAGAACGCGGCCAGTACGGTGTCGCCGGTGCGCAGGCGCGTGCTCCTCGGCCGTTCGGCTCCGTTACCCGCCAGAATCGAGAAAGGGCTCTAACGCATGCGCGTGTCTTCGGAAGGCGAAGACGCGGAGGCCTTTTTTCCTGGCggctcgtcattcattcattcattcaatcgtatttattgagcgcttactgtgcgcagagcactgtactaagcgcttgggaagtacaagttgaaaacatagagaggcggtccctacccaacagcgggctaacagcgATCGGGCCTCTCCCCTCTAGATCCTGGGGTCTTGCCAAGTCTATCCCAATTTTGGGTCTATCCCCAAATTGAATATCCTAACACTGGGACCCAGGAATTCACCTCCATAAATCACGCACACAAGGTAACCCCTGATGAAACCAatagtgagcgcccactgtgtgcagtgccctgtactaagaggaCACCACGACGGAGCTGGTAAACACGTTTCCTTGCCCACGAACAAGCTTACGAGTCTGCAATCTACACTCTGatcttcatttttctcctcctcagaGTGAATTTGTGGGGATCAGACTGTCAACTCGGGGTAAATTAAAGGCCAATACCAGGAAAAAGGATTTTGTTTCATattacagcgcttcgcacatagtaagcgcttaacaaatgccattattactacattAAAATAGGTTCAAGGATCAACCGAGCCTGGAGGGAGTCACTTACAAAAATTCTTTAAAATTCAACCCCCCGCCCATAAGTTGAAATGCTTTGAAATGCCATGTTCTCTCCGGAGGACTCATGTTTACACCATTCAACTGGCCTGTGTCAGCCAGTTGAATAGTTTACAAGGGATATATTACAAGGAGATAAGCGATAGGTATTGGCCCTCACTTAAGCCCCACCTATTTCTCCACCCGTTTCAAGTTTCCAGGATGTTAGCTCCAATTTTCCCCTCAATTCATCCTCCGTTTCCATGTCCAGAGTCCCGTGAACACACGACAAAACAACCTCGTTTTTGCTCACGCTGTCAACAGGAAGGGCGAGCAAGTatccattattattttacaatgcATGGAAATTATCCATATTACTGCACAGCGTTCACAATTTTAAAAAAGACATTTAAATTACGGTATGACTACAAGGAGGCACATAGAAACTCTAAGCGGGTGAGCTGAGAAGAAACTTCAAATAATAGCAATCTATAGATAATTCTCTGGATTACACTATGAGACCAGAACCAAGAATTGTCTCAACTTTGTGTGCaaacccccctctcccttctagactgtaaagtgaaaatctccccctccagactaagcttgctgtgggcagggaatttgtttattgttgtattgtattctcccaagcatttagtacagtgctctgcacacagtaagcgctcaataaatacgattgaatgaatgaatgaaaccatttCTCAAAGCCCCTTCCACCGCAACCAATCctagtatttatattaattcatttTACTTTATGTTATCAAAATTTCCTTTCTGAATATCTATTTTGTGCCCAGTGTTGTGAGaaaggtaagcagcatggcctagtggatagagcacgggcctggaaatcataagtacctgggttctaatcctaaatccgCTCTGCTTTGtgattgagaaagtcacttcattcattcattcattcactcactcaatcgtatttattgagcgctaactgtgtgcagagcactgtactaagcacttgggaagtacaagtcggcaacatatagagacggtccctacccaacacttctctgggccttggttctctcatctgtaaaatggggattaagactgtgagccccctgtgggacagggactctgtccaatctgattagcttgtctctaccccagcgcttagtacagtgcctggcacataagcacttaaagacctgtaccaccccctccaaaaagaatggaaaaaaaaaaggacccagGCTCTGCCCTAATCAAAACACAAAAAAAGTGAACTTACTTGCAGAGTAGATCAAAGGGGCAAGCAATTATGAGAAACAGtcagaacatatatatatataaaggctgGAATAACTGTGGATGgcttaaacttgttgtgggcagggaatgtcaccatttattgttgtattgtactttcccaagcgcttagtacagtgctctccacacagcgctcaataaatatgactgaatgaatgcgtgaataaATACAGATGTGGAAGCTGATCATGAAAGGCTGCACACAGGCAGCATATGAAGAAGGGGAATAACTaattcaaacagaaacccctcactaccagctttaaggcatttaatcagctctcccctcctttatcactcatctcccactacaaccctgccagcacactccactcctctactgccaaccatactcactgtacctcgatatttACC
This sequence is a window from Tachyglossus aculeatus isolate mTacAcu1 chromosome X2, mTacAcu1.pri, whole genome shotgun sequence. Protein-coding genes within it:
- the HNRNPH1 gene encoding heterogeneous nuclear ribonucleoprotein H isoform X7; protein product: MMLSTEGGEGFVVKVRGLPWSCSADEVQRFFSECKIQNGASGIRFIYTREGRPSGEAFVELESEDEVKLALKKDRETMGHRYVEVFKSNNVEMDWVLKHTGPNSPDTANDGFVRLRGLPFGCSKEEIVQFFSGLEIVPNGITLPVDFQGRSTGEAFVQFASQEIAEKALKKHKERIGHRYIEIFKSSRAEVRTHYDPPRKLMAMQRPGPYDRPGAGRGYNSIGRGAGFERMRRGAYGGEIALLLGYGGYDDYNGYNDGYGFGSDRFGRDLNYCFSGMSDHRYGDGGSTFQSTTGHCVHMRGLPYRATENDIYNFFSPLNPVRVHIEIGPDGRVTGEADVEFATHEDAVAAMSKDKANMQHRYVELFLNSTAGASGGAYGSQMLGGMGLSNQSSYGGPASQQLSGGYGGGYGGQSSMSGYDQVLQENSSDFQSNIA
- the HNRNPH1 gene encoding heterogeneous nuclear ribonucleoprotein H isoform X3, which gives rise to MMLSTEGGEGFVVKVRGLPWSCSADEVQRFFSECKIQNGASGIRFIYTREGRPSGEAFVELESEDEVKLALKKDRETMGHRYVEVFKSNNVEMDWVLKHTGPNSPDTANDGFVRLRGLPFGCSKEEIVQFFSGLEIVPNGITLPVDFQGRSTGEAFVQFASQEIAEKALKKHKERIGHRYIEIFKSSRAEVRTHYDPPRKLMAMQRPGPYDRPGAGRGYNSIGRGAGFERMRRGAYGGGYGGYDDYNGYNDGYGFGSDRFGRDLNYCFSGMSDHRYGDGGSTFQSTTGHCVHMRGLPYRATENDIYNFFSPLNPVRVHIEIGPDGRVTGEADVEFATHEDAVAAMSKDKANMQHRYVELFLNSTAGASGGAYEHRYVELFLNSTAGASGGAYGSQMMGGMGLSNQSSYGGPASQQLSGGYGGGYGGQSSMSGYDQVLQENSSDFQSNIA
- the HNRNPH1 gene encoding heterogeneous nuclear ribonucleoprotein H isoform X8, which produces MMLSTEGGEGFVVKVRGLPWSCSADEVQRFFSECKIQNGASGIRFIYTREGRPSGEAFVELESEDEVKLALKKDRETMGHRYVEVFKSNNVEMDWVLKHTGPNSPDTANDGFVRLRGLPFGCSKEEIVQFFSGLEIVPNGITLPVDFQGRSTGEAFVQFASQEIAEKALKKHKERIGHRYIEIFKSSRAEVRTHYDPPRKLMAMQRPGPYDRPGAGRGYNSIGRGAGFERMRRGAYGGGYGGYDDYNGYNDGYGFGSDRFGRDLNYCFSGMSDHRYGDGGSTFQSTTGHCVHMRGLPYRATENDIYNFFSPLNPVRVHIEIGPDGRVTGEADVEFATHEDAVAAMSKDKANMQHRYVELFLNSTAGASGGAYGSQMLGGMGLSNQSSYGGPASQQLSGGYGGGYGGQSSMSGYDQVLQENSSDFQSNIA
- the HNRNPH1 gene encoding heterogeneous nuclear ribonucleoprotein H isoform X2; this translates as MMLSTEGGEGFVVKVRGLPWSCSADEVQRFFSECKIQNGASGIRFIYTREGRPSGEAFVELESEDEVKLALKKDRETMGHRYVEVFKSNNVEMDWVLKHTGPNSPDTANDGFVRLRGLPFGCSKEEIVQFFSGLEIVPNGITLPVDFQGRSTGEAFVQFASQEIAEKALKKHKERIGHRYIEIFKSSRAEVRTHYDPPRKLMAMQRPGPYDRPGAGRGYNSIGRGAGFERMRRGAYGGEIALLLGYGGYDDYNGYNDGYGFGSDRFGRDLNYCFSGMSDHRYGDGGSTFQSTTGHCVHMRGLPYRATENDIYNFFSPLNPVRVHIEIGPDGRVTGEADVEFATHEDAVAAMSKDKANMQHRYVELFLNSTAGASGGAYEHRYVELFLNSTAGASGGAYGSQMMGGMGLSNQSSYGGPASQQLSGGYGGGYGGQSSMSGYDQVLQENSSDFQSNIA